A single genomic interval of Lathyrus oleraceus cultivar Zhongwan6 chromosome 7, CAAS_Psat_ZW6_1.0, whole genome shotgun sequence harbors:
- the LOC127107180 gene encoding uncharacterized protein LOC127107180, with the protein MKRKKIGFYKSPFLLTKIRRKKTCTNSDFYLPDDCWEHVFTFIHNHNRDFNSLSLVSKQFLSITNRLLLSLRICDPKLCFLRRIFHRFSNLNLLHLRFNFHDMDADIALALRHIPTLKSLFISGIHLKYESYVASLLVDSLVCLNGLISLKFQGSQLSDDFLHSIAREALPLKRFVVKYCTDYTYSGIYCLLSKCQTIQHLGLGHNNFLEDHHVAELSLLLPHLVSINLSQCSKLTESALYSLIRNCHSLEEITMKELDFRNLVSFKDFDVNPRLKLKSLCLAYSSFINEDNLILVASILPELQLLDLSDCDGISEKGICQVLSRCCKIKNLKLADCIELRGLKMNFVVHQLELLDLSGTLVNDKTLYEISKSCPGLLQLLLRCCYYVTKKGVMCVVESCTQLKEIDLTNCSDVHADVVSMVSSRPSLKQRCGSISFLF; encoded by the coding sequence atgaaaagaaagaagATAGGTTTTTACAAATCGCCATTCCTCCTCACTAAGATTAGGAGGAAGAAAACTTGTAcgaattctgatttttatttaCCCGATGACTGCTGGGAGCATGTGTTCACATTCATCCATAACCATAACCGCGACTTCAACTCTCTATCACTCGTCTCTAAACAGTTCCTCTCCATCACCAACCGACTCTTATTATCTCTCAGAATTTGCGATCCAAAACTTTGCTTTCTCCGCCGTATCTTTCATAGATTCTCCAACCTTAATTTGCTTCACCTCCGGTTCAACTTTCATGATATGGATGCAGACATTGCTTTGGCACTCCGTCACATACCAACTTTGAAATCTTTATTTATTTCCGGTATTCACCTCAAGTATGAAAGCTATGTTGCTTCATTGTTGGTTGATTCATTAGTCTGTTTGAACGGTTTGATTAGTCTTAAATTCCAGGGCTCGCAATTATCAGATGATTTTCTCCACTCTATTGCAAGGGAAGCTCTTCCTTTGAAGAGGTTTGTCGTCAAATATTGCACCGACTATACTTACAGTGGAATTTATTGCTTGTTATCCAAGTGTCAGACTATACAACATCTAGGTCTTGGTCATAATAATTTTCTTGAAGATCATCATGTTGCCGAATTGTCTTTGCTCCTTCCTCATTTGGTTTCTATAAATCTTAGTCAATGTTCCAAGCTCACAGAATCGGCCTTGTATTCCCTTATTAGAAACTGTCATTCACTTGAAGAGATTACAATGAAAGAATTGGATTTTCGGAATTTGGTTTCTTTTAAGGATTTTGATGTCAACCCTCGGTTGAAGTTGAAGTCTCTGTGTTTGGCTTATAGTTCATTTATAAACGAAGACAACCTCATATTGGTTGCTTCCATTTTACCTGAGTTACAGCTTCTTGATTTGAGTGATTGTGATGGCATATCGGAAAAAGGTATTTGTCAAGTTTTAAGTAGATGttgtaaaattaaaaatttgAAATTGGCCGACTGTATTGAATTGAGAGGACTTAAAATGAACTTTGTAGTTCATCAATTGGAGCTGTTGGACTTGTCAGGTACACTCGTTAATGATAAAACACTCTATGAGATCTCCAAGAGTTGTCCTGGACTTTTGCAACTATTACTAAGATGTTGTTATTATGTCACAAAAAAAGGAGTGATGTGCGTGGTTGAAAGCTGCACACAACTGAAGGAGATTGATTTGACAAATTGTTCTGATGTGCATGCTGATGTTGTCTCAATGGTTTCATCAAGGCCATCATTAAAACAAAGATGCGGCTCCATCTCATTTTTGTTTTAA
- the LOC127104887 gene encoding secreted RxLR effector protein 161-like, whose product MKNIPYASVVGSLMYAQVCTRPDIAFAVGILGRYQSNPSMDHWKAAKKVLRYLKGTKDYLLMYRQTDNLDVIDYSDSDFAGCVDSCKSTSGYIFIMADGAIPWRSTKKTLVATSTMEVEFVSCFEATSHGVWLKSFVSGLKIMDSISKPLKIFCDNSAAVFMAKNNKSGSRSKHIDIKVFSH is encoded by the coding sequence atgaagaacattcCATATGCTTCTGTTGTTGGAAGTCTTATGTATGCTCAAGTATGCACAAGGCCCGATATTGCATTTGCTGTTGGAATCTTAGGAAGATATCAGAGCAATCCAAGTATGGATCACTGGAAAGCTGCAAAGAAGGTGTTGAgatatcttaaaggaacaaaagatTATCTGCTAATGTATAGGCAGACAGACAATCTTGATGTGATCGACTATTCAGACTCCGACTTTGCTGGTTGTGTTGATTCTTGCAAATCAACATCAGGATATATTTTTATCATGGCTGATGGAGCTATTCCATGGAGAAGTACTAAGAAAACCTTGGTTGCTACTTCTACTATGGAAGTCGAGTTTGTCTCCTGTTTTGAGGCTACTTCTCATGGTGTATGGCTTAAGAGTTTTGTTTCTGGGCTTAAAATCATGGATTCTATTTCTAAACCTCTGAAGATTTTTTGCGATAATTCAGCAGCTGTCTTTATGGCTAAGAACAATAAAAGTGGaagtcgaagcaagcacatcgacaTAAAAGTATTTAGCCATTAG
- the LOC127107181 gene encoding uncharacterized protein LOC127107181 — protein sequence MKRKMTSFHKSALFLSIIKRKKTCLKSESEFYLPEDCWEHIFKFLINHKRHFNSLSLVSKQFLSITNRLTFSIATRNPPPSFLTRFFHRFSNLNSLRLSFRSRALDEGIASALRDRPTLKSLSISRIDLNDTSYLTSHYIDSFVSLKGLNSLNFCRSQISNELLYSIAREGLPLKSFILKKCSGYNYDGIYFLLSKCNGIQHLGFQADFLKDRHIAQLSLFLGGLVSIKLWRCWKLTNSALYAIIRKCPLLSEITMESILRKSTESSDSLKDFVLNPQLKILSLANNLFIENESILLLASIFPNLEHLQLSTCNHISKKGICQVLGRCSKIKHLNINDNNKMRGLKMNFVIPQLEVLDLSGTRVDDRTLYHISKSCSGLLKLSLSCCNYVTEKGVMQVVENCTQLKKIDLSFCNKVSADVIVSTILSRPSLKKRKLLV from the coding sequence ATGAAAAGGAAGATGACAAGTTTTCACAAATCAGCCTTGTTCCTCTCAATCATAAAGAGGAAGAAAACTTGTCTCAAATCTGAATCGGAATTTTATTTACCTGAAGATTGCTGGGAGCATATCTTCAAATTCCTCATCAACCACAAGCGACACTTTAACTCTCTATCCCTTGTTTCTAAGCAGTTTCTCTCCATCACCAACCGACTCACTTTCTCTATCGCTACTCGCAATCCACCACCTTCTTTTCTCACTCGTTTCTTCCATAGATTCTCCAACCTCAATTCCCTTCGCCTCTCTTTCCGCTCTCGTGCTCTCGACGAGGGCATTGCTTCCGCTCTCCGTGATAGACCAACATTGAAATCTTTATCCATCTCCAGGATTGACCTAAACGATACAAGTTACCTTACTTCACACTATATTGATTCCTTCGTCAGTTTGAAGGGTTTGAATTCTCTTAATTTCTGCCGTTCGCAAATCTCAAATGAGTTGCTCTACTCTATTGCAAGGGAAGGTCTTCCTTTAAAGAGCTTTATTCTAAAAAAGTGTAGCGGTTATAATTATGATGGAATTTATTTCTTGTTATCCAAATGTAATGGGATACAACATTTGGGTTTTCAAGCTGATTTCTTAAAGGACCGTCATATTGCCCAGCTATCTTTGTTTCTTGGTGGTTTGGTGTCTATAAAACTTTGGCGCTGTTGGAAGCTCACAAACTCGGCCTTGTATGCAATCATTAGGAAATGTCCTTTACTTAGTGAGATCACAATGGAAAGCATTCTAAGAAAGAGTACAGAGAGTTCTGATTCTTTAAAGGATTTTGTTTTGAACCCTCAATTAAAGATTCTAAGTTTGGCTAACAATTTATTTATAGAAAATGAAAGCATCCTATTGTTAGCTTCCATTTTTCCCAATTTAGAGCATCTTCAGTTGAGTACTTGCAATCACATATCTAAAAAAGGTATTTGTCAAGTCCTAGGTAGATGTTCTAAGATTAAACATTTGAACATTAATGACAATAACAAAATGAGAGGTCTTAAAATGAATTTTGTAATTCCTCAATTGGAGGTGTTAGACTTGTCAGGTACAAGGGTTGATGATAGAACACTCTATCATATCTCAAAGAGTTGTTCTGGACTTTTAAAATTGTCCCTATCATGTTGCAATTATGTCACCGAAAAGGGAGTGATGCAAGTGGTTGAAAACTGCACCCAACTGAAGAAGATCGATTTGAGTTTTTGTAATAAAGTGAGTGCTGATGTTATTGTCTCAACTATTTTATCAAGGCCATCATTAAAAAAGAGGAAACTCTTAGTCTAG
- the LOC127104888 gene encoding uncharacterized protein LOC127104888 codes for MGDDQQVALHRANVMRAYLIYLVGIVIFVDKSATYTDVVYLQYFQDFERIHEYNWGDACLIYLYSKLREGFIIDNSCVPNFSFQTWILQHFPRIFGWTSVNTYTEDMSCATAFPPLKRNQMTEHFRVYLDCLVGEEMPFNSYVDHHQAQPYEIVLYSEWLAYGSCLTAPPLPEHVMRQFGYTQTIPRHPIVSTPPALTCRQIDDMFDDYESHLVLEEAGVS; via the exons ATGGGTGATGACCAACAGGTGGCACTCCACAGAGCGAATGTTATGAGAGCATACTTGATATATTTGGTTGGTATTGTGATTTTTGTGGACAAGAGTGCCACTTATACAGATGTTGTCTACCTACAGTACTTTCAAGATTTTGAGCGGATTCATGAGTACAACTGGGGGGACGCTTGTTTGATCTACCTGTACTCGAAGTTGAGAGAGGGCT TCATTATTGATAATTCGTGTGTTCCAAACTTTTCATTTCAGACTTGGATTCTCCAGCACTTTCCGCGCATCTTCGGCTGGACGAGTGTTAACACTTACACTGAGGATATGTCGTGTGCTACTGCTTTTCCCCCGCTCAAAAGGAACCAGATGACTGAGCATTTCAGAGTGTATCTTGACTGTTTGGTTGGCGAGGAGATGCCCTTCAACAGCTATGTCGATCACCATCAAGCACAACCATACGAGATAGTGTTATACTCTGAATGGTTGGCCTACGGATCGTGTCTCACTGCTCCTCCTCTTCCCGAGCACGTCATGCGACAGTTTGGCTACACTCAAACCATTCCCAGACACCCTATTGTCTCCACTCCTCCTGCTTTGACATGTAGACAGATAGAtgacatgtttgatgattatgagagTCATCTGGTACTAGAGGAGGCAGGAGTATCATAG
- the LOC127107182 gene encoding uncharacterized protein LOC127107182: MNRNQKSFHKSPFFLTKFVTKIKRKKTCIKYEPEFYLPDECWEHVFKFLINYGEGETDKKNKLYFKSLSLVSKQFLSITNPLVFSITISDHPSHLLPRFFHRFSNLNSLHLCFGSRRLDSAIALALRDRPTLKSLSIFSIELNNASSVTSHYIDSFVSLKGLNNLKLCYSHISDELLYSIARERLPLKSFVLNNCTGYSYDGIYCLLSKCQGIQHLDLHQADFLKDHHIAQISLFLGGLVSIKLCNCLNLTISTLFALIRNCPSLAEITMEHLGIGRGGAESFNSFKDFEVYPQVNWKKYS; the protein is encoded by the exons ATGAATAGAAATCAGAAAAGTTTTCACAAATCACCCTTCTTCCTCACTAAGTTTGTCACTAAGATAAAGAGGAAGAAAACTTGTATCAAATATGAACCCGAATTTTATTTACCTGATGAATGCTGGGAGCACGTCTTCAAATTCCTCATCAACTATGGCGAAGGTGAAACTGATAAGAAAAACAAACTCTACTTTAAATCTCTATCTCTCGTCTCAAAACAGTTTCTCTCCATCACCAATCCACTTGTATTCTCTATCACTATTTCCGATCATCCATCCCATCTTCTCCCTCGTTTCTTCCATAGATTCTCCAACCTTAATTCCCTTCACCTCTGCTTCGGCTCTCGTCGTCTCGACTCAGCCATTGCTTTGGCTCTCCGTGACAGACCAACGTTGAAATCTTTATCTATTTTCAGTATTGAGCTAAACAATGCAAGCAGCGTTACTTCACACTACATCGATTCCTTCGTGAGTTTGAAGGGTTTGAATAATCTTAAGCTCTGTTATTCGCATATCTCAGATGAGTTGCTCTACTCTATTGCAAGGGAACGTCTTCCTTTGAAGAGCTTTGTTCTCAACAATTGTACCGGCTATAGTTATGATGGAATTTATTGTTTGTTATCCAAATGTCAGGGGATACAACATTTGGATTTGCATCAAGCTGATTTCTTAAAGGACCATCATATTGCCCAGATATCTTTGTTTCTTGGTGGTTTGGTCTCTATAAAACTTTGTAATTGTTTGAATCTCACAATATCAACCTTGTTTGCACTCATTAGAAATTGTCCTTCACTTGCTGAGATTACAATGGAACACTTGGGCATTGGAAGAGGAGGTGCAGAGAGTTTTAATTCTTTCAAGGATTTTGAAGTATACCCTCAA GTTAACTGGAAAAAGTATTCGTGA